From Saimiri boliviensis isolate mSaiBol1 chromosome 9, mSaiBol1.pri, whole genome shotgun sequence, a single genomic window includes:
- the FLRT3 gene encoding leucine-rich repeat transmembrane protein FLRT3 has translation MISPAWSFFLVWTKIGLFLQVAPLSVMAKSCPSVCRCDAGFIYCNDRFLTSIPTGIPEDATTLYLQNNQINNAGIPSDLKNLLKVERIYLYHNSLDEFPTNLPKYVKELHLQENNIRTITYDSLSKIPYLEELHLDDNSVSAVSIEEGAFRDSNYLRLLFLSRNHLSTIPWGLPRTIEELRLDDNRISTISSPSLQGLTSLKRLVLDGNLLNNHGLGDKVFFNLVNLTELSLVRNSLTAAPVNLPGTNLRKLYLQDNHINRVPPNAFSYLRQLYRLDMSNNNLSNLPQGIFDDLDNITQLILRNNPWYCGCKMKWVRDWLQSLPVKVNVRGLMCQAPEKVRGMAIKDLNAELFDCKDSGIVSTIQITTAIPNTVYPAQGQWPAPVTKQPDIKNPKLTKDQQTTGSPSRKTITITVKSVTSDTIHISWKLALPMTALRLSWLKLGHSPAFGSITETIVTGERSEYLVTALEPDSPYKVCMVPMETSNLYLFDETPVCIETETAPLRMYNPTTTLNREQEKEPYKNPNLPLAAIIGGAVALVTIALLALVCWYVHRNGSLFSRNCAYSKGRRRKDDYAEAGTKKDNSILEIRETSFQMLPISNEPISKEEFVIHTIFPPNGMNLYKNNHSESSSNRSYRDSGIPDSDHSHS, from the coding sequence ATGATCAGCCCAGCCTGGAGCTTCTTTCTCGTCTGGACTAAAATTGGGCTGTTCCTTCAAGTAGCACCTCTATCAGTTATGGCTAAATCCTGTCCATCTGTGTGTCGCTGCGATGCGGGTTTCATTTACTGTAATGATCGCTTTCTGACATCCATTCCAACAGGGATACCAGAGGATGCTACAACTCTCTACCTTCAGAACAACcaaataaataatgctgggatTCCTTCAGATTTGAAAAACCTGCTGAAAGTAGAAAGAATATACCTATACCACAACAGTTTAGATGAATTTCCTAccaacctcccaaagtatgtAAAAGAGTTACATTTGCAAGAAAATAACATAAGGACTATCACTTACGATTCACTTTCAAAAATTCCCTATCTGGAAGAATTACATTTAGATGACAACTCTGTCTCTGCAGTTAGTATAGAAGAGGGAGCATTCCGAGACAGCAACTATCTGCGACTGCTTTTCCTGTCTCGTAACCACCTTAGCACAATTCCCTGGGGTTTGCCCAGAACCATAGAAGAACTACGCTTGGATGATAATCGTATATCCACTATTTCATCACCATCTCTTCAAGGTCTCACTAGTCTAAAACGCCTGGTTTTAGATGGAAACCTGTTGAACAATCATGGTTTAGGTGACAAAGTTTTCTTCAACCTAGTTAACTTAACTGAGTTGTCCCTGGTACGGAATTCTCTGACTGCTGCACCAGTAAACCTTCCAGGCACAAACCTGAGGAAGCTTTATCTTCAAGATAACCACATCAACCGGGTGCccccaaatgctttttcttatctAAGGCAGCTGTATCGACTGGATATGTCCAATAATAACCTAAGTAATTTACCTCAGGGTATCTTTGATGATTTGGACAATATAACCCAACTGATTCTTCGCAACAATCCCTGGTATTGTGGGTGCAAGATGAAATGGGTACGTGACTGGTTACAATCACTACCTGTGAAGGTCAATGTGCGTGGGCTCATGTGCCAAGCCCCAGAAAAAGTTCGTGGGATGGCTATTAAGGATCTCAATGCAGAACTGTTTGATTGTAAGGACAGTGGGATTGTCAGCACCATTCAGATAACCACTGCAATACCCAACACAGTGTATCCTGCCCAAGGACAGTGGCCAGCTCCAGTGACCAAACAACCAGATATTAAGAACCCCAAGCTCACTAAGGATCAGCAAACCACAGGGAGTCCCTcaagaaaaacaattacaattACTGTGAAGTCTGTCACCTCTGACACAATTCATATCTCTTGGAAACTTGCTCTACCTATGACTGCTTTGAGGCTCAGCTGGCTTAAACTGGGCCATAGCCCGGCATTTGGATCTATAACAGAAACAATTGTAACAGGGGAACGCAGTGAGTACTTAGTCACAGCCCTGGAGCCTGATTCACCCTATAAAGTATGCATGGTTCCCATGGAAACCAGTAACCTCTACCTATTTGATGAAACTCCTGTTTGTATTGAGACTGAAACTGCACCCCTTCGAATGTACAACCCTACAACCACCCTCAATcgagagcaagagaaagaaccTTACAAAAACCCCAATTTACCTTTGGCTGCCATCATTGGTGGGGCTGTGGCCCTGGTTACCATTGCCCTTCTTGCTTTAGTGTGTTGGTATGTGCATAGGAATGGATCGCTCTTCTCAAGGAACTGTGCATACAGCaaagggaggagaagaaaggatgaCTATGCAGAAGCTGGCACTAAGAAGGACAACTCTATCCTGGAAATCAGGGAGACTTCTTTTCAAATGCTACCAATAAGCAATGAACCCATCTCGAAGGAGGAGTTTGTAATACACACCATATTTCCTCCTAATGGAATGAATCTGTACAAAAACAATCACAGTGAAAGCAGTAGTAACCGAAGCTACAGAGACAGTGGTATTCCAGACTCAGATCACTCGCACTCATGA